TTAGATATGTCTCACCGGAGGAAGTTGTCAAGGGGGCGAAGAGGGAGGAATGCACCAGTATAGCGTACACGTATAATGAGCCATTAATAAACTTGGATTATGTTGAGGATGTGGCTAGGCTTGCGAGGAAGGAGGGTGTGAAGAATGTGCTAGTCACGAATGGGTATATCTCTCAGGAGGCCTTGGAAAGGGTTGTAGATGTGGTTGACGCGGCCAATGTGGACTGGAAGGCCTTCAGCGAGCCCTTCTACAGGAAGTACTGCAGTGCGGATCTGAAGAGCGTGCTGGATGCGACCGCTACTATGAAAAGAAGGGGAGTTCATGTTGAGGTTACTTTCCTCATAATACCCGAGGTTCACGACTGGAGGAATGAGGCTAGGGAGATGGCCAAGTACTTGGTCGAGAACCTAGGTCCAGACACGCCCCTTCACCTGAGCAGGTTCTTCCCCCATTACAAGTTCAGCCACCTACCTCCGACTCCAGTTGAGCATCTGATAAAGGCTCGGGAGATTGCTATGAATGAGGGTGTAAGGTATGTCTATGTGGGTAATGTCCCCTACACGGACTATGAGAACACCTTCTGCCCTAGATGCGGCAAGGCCGTGATAGAGAGGGAGGGTTACGACATCGTGGACTGGCATCTGGACGAGGAGAATAGATGCGAGTATTGTGGGGAGAGCATCCCGATTGTGGGTAGACGAGAGAGACATAGACGATTTCATATCTTCTAAGGATTCAATCTGCTTATCCTCTCTAAAGGATTCAAGGTCGATGTATCGCCTCCGTGACTCAAAAGGGCACAACCAATAACTCATAATGATAACAGGTGACATAATACCCATCGTTGATACTGTTATTAGAGCTACTCTCTTCGGTGATGATGAGGATTGAAGAGATGATAGATCTAAGAAAAATAACCTTTTGGCCTTAAATGAAACCTAACCTCGTGATACAAGAGTATCGTCTCGATTTAATCGGCCACAGGCC
This is a stretch of genomic DNA from Candidatus Bathyarchaeota archaeon. It encodes these proteins:
- the amrS gene encoding AmmeMemoRadiSam system radical SAM enzyme, encoding MSKLSERESRFSEPFRDDSVRCIICPRMCVIKPGQRGFCNTKENKGGRLISLTYGLLSAIAVDPIEKKPLAHFYPGSLAYSISSVGCSFTCAWCQNWHLSQAKPGEIPVRYVSPEEVVKGAKREECTSIAYTYNEPLINLDYVEDVARLARKEGVKNVLVTNGYISQEALERVVDVVDAANVDWKAFSEPFYRKYCSADLKSVLDATATMKRRGVHVEVTFLIIPEVHDWRNEAREMAKYLVENLGPDTPLHLSRFFPHYKFSHLPPTPVEHLIKAREIAMNEGVRYVYVGNVPYTDYENTFCPRCGKAVIEREGYDIVDWHLDEENRCEYCGESIPIVGRRERHRRFHIF